Proteins from a single region of Flavobacterium sp. K5-23:
- a CDS encoding carboxypeptidase-like regulatory domain-containing protein — MFCTRTILKLKNIVKITFCFTFIQFSFGQNKKITIVDKSTNLPIENVNLTYLELNEGTFTNSNGIASLDLKKNDLKISMIGYEEISLTFEKANKIDTLVLSPSFIQLEEVIPNENIIYTNFDNWFFYVIFGLYYKSNHGACKNFGN, encoded by the coding sequence ATGTTTTGTACAAGAACAATTTTAAAATTAAAAAACATTGTAAAAATTACATTTTGTTTTACATTTATTCAGTTCTCTTTTGGACAAAATAAAAAAATTACAATCGTTGATAAATCAACTAATTTACCAATAGAAAATGTAAATCTGACTTATTTAGAACTAAACGAAGGTACTTTTACAAATTCGAATGGGATAGCTTCATTAGATTTGAAGAAAAATGATTTAAAAATATCAATGATTGGCTATGAAGAGATTAGCTTAACTTTTGAAAAAGCAAATAAAATTGACACTCTCGTTTTATCTCCAAGTTTTATTCAACTGGAAGAGGTTATACCAAACGAAAATATAATATATACCAATTTTGATAATTGGTTTTTTTATGTTATATTTGGACTATATTATAAAAGTAATCATGGCGCATGCAAAAATTTTGGTAATTAA
- a CDS encoding IS630 family transposase yields MAHAKILVIKETEKEIKNLLKQSIPFIGQRLRVLLILKQNEKVGISKREVAKLAVVDPNSVQNWRTLYLNSGIEGLMKHQKTGFKPSAFNAIEHNMLETKLNDPQNGLQGYVELKDWIEKESGKTFNYNTLLYYCIRNFKSSVKVARKSRQKDEDQESLLKDFGRICQEIALNTVGDFDSVNLYFQDESRFGLFTRNGKSVTAISVKPICAFQQVFKSTWLSGAFSPITGDHFQLILPHCNADNFQVFLDNFSKENPKELKIMVLDNGRFHKAKKLIIPENIVLVFLPPYSPELNPAEKMWAKYKREFSNKFYNSLEDVEDFITNVVKATSKKEVMSICGYSYVFLDKIWAI; encoded by the coding sequence ATGGCGCATGCAAAAATTTTGGTAATTAAGGAAACCGAAAAAGAAATAAAAAATCTGCTCAAACAATCTATTCCGTTTATTGGTCAACGTTTGAGAGTTCTGCTGATTTTGAAGCAAAACGAAAAAGTAGGGATTTCTAAACGTGAGGTTGCTAAATTAGCTGTGGTTGACCCTAATAGCGTTCAGAATTGGAGGACATTATACCTTAATTCTGGAATTGAGGGTTTGATGAAGCATCAAAAAACAGGTTTTAAGCCGTCGGCTTTTAATGCTATTGAACACAATATGTTGGAAACAAAACTCAACGACCCTCAAAATGGACTTCAAGGCTATGTTGAGCTTAAAGATTGGATTGAAAAAGAATCAGGGAAGACTTTCAATTACAATACGTTGCTTTATTATTGCATCAGGAATTTTAAATCAAGTGTAAAAGTAGCCCGCAAAAGTCGCCAAAAAGACGAAGATCAGGAATCTCTTTTAAAAGACTTCGGACGAATCTGTCAAGAAATAGCACTAAATACGGTGGGTGATTTTGACTCTGTAAACTTGTATTTTCAAGATGAATCGCGTTTTGGTTTGTTCACTCGAAACGGAAAATCAGTTACTGCTATTAGTGTTAAGCCGATTTGTGCTTTCCAACAAGTTTTTAAATCAACTTGGCTTTCTGGAGCTTTTTCGCCCATAACTGGAGACCATTTTCAATTAATACTCCCACATTGCAACGCTGATAATTTTCAAGTTTTTTTAGATAATTTCTCAAAGGAAAATCCGAAAGAACTCAAAATAATGGTGCTGGATAATGGAAGGTTTCATAAGGCAAAAAAATTAATCATTCCTGAAAATATTGTTTTGGTTTTTCTACCACCATATAGTCCAGAACTTAATCCCGCTGAAAAAATGTGGGCAAAATACAAACGAGAATTTTCTAATAAATTTTATAATTCATTGGAAGATGTAGAAGATTTCATTACTAATGTCGTAAAAGCTACAAGCAAAAAAGAGGTAATGAGTATCTGTGGATATAGCTATGTATTTTTAGATAAAATTTGGGCCATATAA